The genomic region TCTCGTCCTCGACTGCGTGGTGGTCGAGCCGGACGAGTGGTGGATCGGCTTTCACGTGGCGCGAAACGTGGCAAGCTGCTGGCAGGGAGGATTGTTCTCGGCGGAATTGCCGCCGGACGCCGTCTCGCGGGCCTGGCTGAAAATGGAGGAGGCGCTGGTCTGGTCCGGGCTGCCGATCGCGGCGGGCGATCTGTGCGCCGAGATCGGCAGCGCTCCCGGGGGCGCAAGCCAGGCGCTCCTCGGCCACGGAGCCCACGTGATCGGCATCGATCCGGCCGACATGGATCCGCGGGTGCTCGCCCACCCGGCTTTCGCGCATTGGAAAATGCGCGGGGCGGACGTGCGGCGGCGCGAATTTCGCAAGGTCCGCTGGCTGATGGCCGACATCAACGTCGCCCCGACTTTCACGCTCGACACCGTCGAAGCGATCGTGACCCACGCCGACGTGGACGTGCAGGGGATGCTGCTGACGCTCAAGCTGCTCGATTGGTCGCTCGCCGCGGACATCCCGGCGTATCGCGAGCGGATTCGCTCGTGGGGTTTCGGCCGCGTCGCCGCGCGGCAGTTGCACCATAATCGCCAGGAGATCTGCGTTTCCGCCCAGAAGGGCCGCTCAAGGAGAAAATAAATCCCAGAGCGACGAGG from Pirellulales bacterium harbors:
- a CDS encoding SAM-dependent methyltransferase, which translates into the protein MPDFIFATCQIGAEPALKAEVARDWPALRFAYSRPGFLTFKSLSESSRGLSPFVKSSEQKGTVPLSASGSRIGSKSPEALLAANLRDHAETPLAAGVFARASGFSLGKAGSGTIEERAASVWQLAGQRPFRRLHVWRRDLVGPDHRGKIHEPFPSIADVEAAIRQAGLTGEASLEAFAPGEPTRPGDLVLDCVVVEPDEWWIGFHVARNVASCWQGGLFSAELPPDAVSRAWLKMEEALVWSGLPIAAGDLCAEIGSAPGGASQALLGHGAHVIGIDPADMDPRVLAHPAFAHWKMRGADVRRREFRKVRWLMADINVAPTFTLDTVEAIVTHADVDVQGMLLTLKLLDWSLAADIPAYRERIRSWGFGRVAARQLHHNRQEICVSAQKGRSRRK